From the Serratia nematodiphila DZ0503SBS1 genome, one window contains:
- a CDS encoding cytosine deaminase, which translates to MKFIDNLRLSGHEGLWQLAIEQGRIAHLVPQPEGLEWRSDVLDAQGGLALPAFVEPHIHLDTTQTAGQPAWNQSGTLFEGIERWAERKALLTHEDVKQRAWQTLKWQIANGVQYVRTHVDVSDPTLTALRAMLEVKREVAPWVTLQIVAFPQEGILSYPNGEALLEEALRLGADVVGAIPHFEFTREYGVESLHKAFALAQKYDRLVDVHCDEIDDEQSRFVETVAALALKLEMGAKVTASHTTAMHSYNGAYASRLFRLLKMSGINFVANPLVNIHLQGRFDSYPKRRGVTRVKEMLEAEINVCFGHDDVFDPWYPLGTANMLQVLHMGLHVCQLMGYGQIDDGLKLITSHSARTLNLSDYGLAAGNSANLVILPAESGFDAVRRQTPVRYSIRQGAVIAETRPAETTLHLQQDETVDFRR; encoded by the coding sequence TTGAAGTTTATCGATAACCTGCGTTTAAGCGGGCATGAAGGGTTGTGGCAACTGGCGATCGAGCAGGGGCGCATCGCGCATCTGGTGCCGCAACCGGAAGGGCTGGAGTGGCGCAGCGACGTGTTGGATGCGCAGGGCGGGTTGGCGCTGCCGGCGTTCGTCGAACCGCATATCCACCTGGATACCACGCAAACCGCCGGTCAGCCGGCCTGGAACCAGTCCGGCACGCTGTTCGAGGGCATTGAGCGCTGGGCCGAACGCAAGGCGCTGTTGACTCATGAAGACGTCAAGCAGCGCGCCTGGCAAACGCTCAAGTGGCAGATCGCTAACGGCGTGCAGTATGTGCGCACCCACGTCGACGTTTCCGATCCCACGCTGACCGCGCTGCGCGCCATGCTGGAGGTGAAACGGGAGGTGGCGCCCTGGGTAACGCTGCAGATCGTCGCCTTCCCGCAGGAGGGGATCCTCTCTTATCCCAACGGCGAAGCGCTGCTTGAAGAGGCGCTGCGGCTGGGGGCCGACGTGGTGGGCGCCATTCCGCACTTCGAATTCACCCGCGAATACGGCGTGGAGTCGCTGCATAAGGCGTTCGCACTGGCGCAAAAATACGATCGGCTGGTGGACGTGCACTGCGACGAGATAGACGACGAGCAATCGCGCTTCGTCGAAACCGTGGCGGCGCTGGCGCTGAAGCTGGAGATGGGGGCGAAAGTCACCGCCAGCCACACCACGGCGATGCACTCTTACAACGGAGCTTACGCCTCGCGGCTGTTCCGCCTGCTGAAAATGTCCGGCATCAACTTTGTCGCCAATCCGCTGGTGAACATTCACCTGCAGGGGCGTTTCGACAGCTATCCGAAACGGCGCGGCGTGACGCGGGTGAAGGAGATGCTGGAGGCGGAGATCAACGTCTGCTTTGGCCACGACGACGTGTTCGATCCCTGGTATCCGCTCGGCACCGCCAACATGCTGCAGGTGCTGCATATGGGGCTGCACGTGTGCCAGCTGATGGGCTATGGCCAAATCGACGACGGGCTGAAGCTGATCACCAGCCACAGTGCGCGCACCCTTAACCTCAGCGACTATGGCCTGGCGGCCGGCAACAGCGCCAACCTGGTGATCCTGCCGGCGGAAAGCGGTTTCGACGCGGTGCGCCGCCAGACGCCGGTGCGTTATTCGATTCGCCAGGGGGCGGTGATCGCCGAAACGCGGCCGGCGGAAACCACGCTGCATTTGCAGCAGGATGAGACGGTAGATTTTCGGCGCTAA
- the tsgA gene encoding MFS transporter TsgA encodes MNDSNRIRLTWISFFSYALTGALVIVTGMVMGNIAEYFNLPVSSMSNTFTFLNAGILISIFLNAWLMEIIPLKRQLIFGFVLMVLAVAGLMLGKSLTMFSLCMFILGVVSGITMSIGTFLITHMYAGRQRGSRLLFTDSFFSMAGMIFPIVAAMLLARHIGWYWVYACIGLLYVAIFVLTLCSEFPVLGKKGADAGQPVEKEKWGVGVLFLSIAALCYILGQLGFIQWVPEYATKSFNMDIGQAGKLVSDFWTSYMVGMWVFSFILRFFDLQRIVTVLAALATGAMYLFVSTDNPEHLGYYIMALGFVSSAIYTTLITLGSLQTKVSSPKLVNFILTCGTIGTMLTFVVTGPIVAKGGAHAALTTANGLYLAVFVMCLLLGFVTKHRSHGHVTH; translated from the coding sequence ATGAATGACAGTAACCGCATACGGCTTACCTGGATCAGCTTCTTTTCGTACGCGCTGACCGGTGCTTTAGTGATCGTCACAGGGATGGTGATGGGAAACATTGCAGAGTACTTTAATCTGCCGGTTTCCAGCATGAGTAACACCTTTACTTTCCTCAACGCCGGTATTTTGATTTCGATCTTCCTCAATGCCTGGCTGATGGAAATCATCCCGCTGAAGCGTCAGTTGATCTTCGGCTTTGTCCTGATGGTGCTGGCGGTCGCAGGGCTGATGCTCGGCAAGAGCCTGACCATGTTCTCGCTGTGCATGTTTATCCTTGGCGTGGTTAGCGGTATCACCATGTCGATCGGCACCTTCCTGATCACCCACATGTATGCCGGCCGCCAGCGCGGTTCGCGCCTGTTGTTCACCGATTCCTTCTTCAGCATGGCCGGGATGATCTTCCCGATCGTCGCCGCGATGCTGCTGGCTCGCCATATCGGCTGGTACTGGGTTTACGCCTGCATCGGCCTGCTGTACGTGGCGATCTTCGTGCTGACCCTGTGCTCCGAATTCCCGGTGCTGGGCAAGAAAGGCGCCGATGCCGGTCAACCGGTCGAGAAAGAAAAATGGGGCGTCGGCGTGCTGTTCCTGTCGATCGCCGCGCTGTGCTACATCCTCGGCCAGCTGGGCTTCATTCAGTGGGTGCCTGAGTACGCCACCAAGTCGTTCAACATGGACATCGGCCAGGCCGGTAAGCTGGTGAGCGACTTCTGGACCTCTTACATGGTCGGCATGTGGGTGTTCAGCTTCATCCTGCGCTTCTTCGATCTGCAGCGCATCGTTACCGTACTGGCCGCGCTGGCTACCGGCGCGATGTACCTGTTCGTCAGCACCGACAATCCGGAACACCTGGGCTACTACATCATGGCCCTGGGCTTCGTTTCCAGCGCCATCTACACCACGCTGATCACCCTCGGCTCGCTGCAGACCAAGGTCTCCTCGCCGAAGCTGGTCAACTTTATCCTGACCTGCGGCACCATCGGCACCATGCTGACCTTCGTGGTCACCGGCCCGATCGTGGCGAAAGGCGGCGCGCACGCGGCGCTGACTACCGCCAACGGCCTGTACCTGGCGGTGTTCGTGATGTGTCTGCTGCTGGGCTTCGTGACCAAGCACCGCAGCCACGGTCACGTGACGCACTGA
- a CDS encoding 6-phospho-beta-glucosidase, with protein MSTLKIAVIGGGSSYTPELVDGLIQRIEELPVTELALVDVEPGRQKVETIAALTRRMLARHGLEQVKVSVHFALDDAICGAAFVLTQFRVGQLPARAADERLGLKYQLLGQETTGVGGFAKALRTIPVMLDIARRVEKLAPDAWIINFTNPAGIVTEAVSRFTKAKIIGLCNVPISMHHMIANMLQAPYADVQLRFAGLNHMVWVHQVTQQGRDVTGKVIDMLCDGAALTMNNIKEEPWQPDFLRALGAIPCPYHRYFYQTREMLAEEMAAAGERGTRAEQVMQVEKELFELYADPQLNTKPEQLSFRGGSFYSEVALELIRAIHNNLGTQLVVNTANRGAIHGLPGDAVIEINCIVDAQGAHPLTFGPLSEPMQALTQQVKAYERLTIEAAVHGDRRSGLLALIANPLVGNANLAQPLLDEVLTINAPYLPQFR; from the coding sequence ATGAGCACGCTCAAAATCGCCGTGATTGGCGGCGGCAGCAGCTACACTCCCGAGCTGGTCGATGGGCTGATCCAGCGCATCGAGGAGCTGCCGGTCACCGAACTGGCGCTGGTGGACGTCGAGCCAGGCCGCCAAAAAGTGGAAACCATCGCCGCCCTGACGCGCCGCATGCTGGCGCGCCACGGGCTGGAACAGGTGAAGGTCAGCGTGCACTTCGCGCTGGACGACGCCATTTGCGGCGCCGCTTTCGTGCTGACCCAGTTCCGCGTCGGGCAACTGCCGGCGCGCGCCGCCGACGAACGGCTGGGCCTCAAATATCAGCTGCTCGGCCAGGAGACCACCGGCGTCGGCGGTTTCGCCAAAGCGCTGCGCACCATTCCGGTGATGCTGGATATCGCCCGTCGGGTGGAAAAGCTGGCGCCGGACGCCTGGATCATCAACTTCACCAACCCGGCCGGTATCGTCACCGAGGCGGTGTCTCGCTTTACCAAAGCGAAGATCATCGGCCTGTGCAACGTGCCGATCAGCATGCATCACATGATCGCCAACATGCTGCAGGCGCCTTACGCCGACGTGCAGCTGCGGTTCGCCGGCCTGAACCACATGGTCTGGGTGCATCAGGTCACGCAGCAGGGGCGCGACGTCACCGGCAAAGTGATCGACATGCTGTGCGACGGCGCGGCGCTGACCATGAACAACATCAAGGAAGAGCCCTGGCAGCCGGACTTCCTGCGCGCGCTCGGCGCGATCCCCTGCCCGTACCACCGCTATTTTTACCAGACCCGCGAGATGCTGGCGGAAGAGATGGCCGCCGCCGGCGAGCGCGGCACCCGCGCCGAGCAGGTGATGCAGGTAGAAAAAGAGCTGTTCGAGCTGTATGCCGATCCGCAGCTGAACACGAAACCGGAACAGCTCAGCTTCCGCGGCGGTTCTTTCTATTCCGAGGTTGCGCTGGAGCTGATTCGTGCTATCCATAATAATCTCGGCACGCAATTAGTGGTCAACACCGCAAACCGCGGCGCAATCCATGGCCTGCCGGGCGATGCTGTGATAGAAATCAACTGTATCGTCGATGCCCAAGGCGCGCATCCGCTGACGTTCGGCCCGCTGTCGGAGCCGATGCAGGCGCTGACGCAGCAGGTGAAAGCCTACGAACGCCTGACCATCGAGGCCGCGGTGCACGGCGATCGCCGCAGCGGCTTGCTGGCGCTGATCGCCAATCCGCTGGTGGGCAACGCCAACCTGGCGCAGCCGTTGCTGGACGAGGTGTTGACAATAAACGCGCCGTATTTGCCGCAGTTCAGGTAA
- a CDS encoding PTS lactose/cellobiose transporter subunit IIA, with protein MTEVSPEFESTIMELLVFSGSARSNALMALRQARAGDFAAAAKHMAESKEWVKKAHLIQTELIGLDEGCGKLAINLITVHAQDHLMNAMVIQDLADDMIELYRRQSLTEGRP; from the coding sequence ATGACTGAAGTCAGCCCCGAGTTTGAAAGCACCATCATGGAACTGCTGGTGTTCTCCGGCAGCGCGCGCAGCAATGCGTTGATGGCGTTGCGACAAGCGCGCGCCGGCGACTTCGCCGCCGCAGCCAAACACATGGCCGAATCCAAAGAGTGGGTGAAGAAAGCGCACCTGATCCAGACCGAGCTGATCGGCCTGGACGAAGGCTGCGGCAAGCTGGCGATCAACCTGATCACGGTACATGCGCAGGATCATCTGATGAACGCCATGGTGATCCAGGATCTGGCCGACGACATGATCGAGCTCTATCGCCGTCAGTCGCTGACGGAGGGCCGCCCATGA
- the ppiA gene encoding peptidylprolyl isomerase A, with the protein MFKRTLVTFVALCSLSAVAPAALAAGETHVMLTTSAGNIELALDSQKAPVSTQNFVDYVNSGYYNNTIFHRVIPGFMIQGGGFTADMQQKSTKAPIKNEADNGLRNLRGTISMARTADKDSATSQFFLNVADNAFLDHGQRDFGYAVFGKVVKGMDVVDKIAQVPTGNVGPYQNVPTKPVVILSAKVLP; encoded by the coding sequence ATGTTCAAACGTACTTTAGTGACCTTCGTCGCGCTGTGTTCCCTGTCCGCAGTGGCACCAGCCGCACTCGCCGCCGGTGAAACCCATGTCATGCTGACGACCTCGGCGGGGAATATCGAATTGGCGCTCGACAGCCAGAAGGCACCGGTTTCCACCCAGAACTTTGTCGATTACGTGAACAGCGGGTACTACAACAACACCATTTTCCACCGCGTGATCCCGGGTTTCATGATCCAGGGCGGCGGTTTCACCGCTGACATGCAGCAAAAATCCACCAAGGCGCCGATCAAGAACGAAGCCGACAACGGCCTGCGCAACCTGCGCGGCACCATCTCGATGGCGCGCACCGCCGACAAGGACAGCGCCACCAGCCAGTTCTTCCTGAACGTGGCGGATAACGCCTTCCTGGATCACGGCCAGCGCGACTTCGGCTACGCGGTGTTCGGCAAAGTGGTGAAAGGCATGGACGTCGTGGACAAGATCGCTCAGGTGCCGACCGGCAACGTCGGCCCTTACCAGAATGTGCCGACCAAACCGGTGGTGATTCTGTCGGCCAAGGTGCTGCCGTAA
- a CDS encoding LacI family DNA-binding transcriptional regulator, with translation MVTLEDVAALAGVSRATVSRVVNGDSNVKAPTREKVERAVAQLGYTPNPAARALASSHSNTLGLVTTSYRGGFFGALMDFVQTEAESHGKQLLVTQGRNSAENEWQAVQRLFSLRCDGVILHVRFLSDDRLRQLAAEQRHFVLLDRLVPGLEDRCVTFDHPLASRMATQQLLDAGHRRIACISGPRERPSSRLRLQGFEEAMQAANIEPVACLEGVYDLESGYRCADRLLQQAARPSAIYCCNEEMAIGALLAINEHRLRVPQDISLICYDSGERAPFVRPALSSVHFPISEMAQYAARRLIDPTTPAHQFEPTIVNRDSIVTVRK, from the coding sequence ATGGTGACACTGGAAGATGTCGCGGCGCTGGCGGGCGTATCGCGCGCCACCGTATCGCGGGTAGTGAACGGCGACAGCAACGTCAAAGCGCCGACCCGCGAGAAGGTTGAACGCGCTGTCGCCCAGCTCGGTTACACCCCCAACCCGGCGGCCCGCGCGCTCGCCTCCAGCCACAGCAATACCCTCGGGCTGGTGACCACGTCGTATCGCGGCGGCTTCTTCGGCGCGCTGATGGACTTCGTGCAAACCGAGGCCGAATCCCACGGCAAGCAGCTGCTGGTGACCCAGGGCCGCAACAGCGCCGAAAACGAATGGCAGGCGGTGCAGCGGCTGTTCAGCCTGCGCTGCGACGGCGTGATCCTGCATGTGCGTTTTCTCAGCGACGATCGGCTGCGCCAGCTGGCGGCGGAGCAACGTCATTTCGTGTTGCTCGATCGTCTGGTGCCGGGGCTGGAAGACCGCTGCGTCACCTTCGATCACCCGCTCGCCAGCCGCATGGCGACCCAGCAGTTGCTCGATGCCGGGCACCGGCGCATCGCCTGCATCAGCGGGCCGCGCGAGCGGCCGTCGAGCCGCCTGCGGCTGCAAGGGTTTGAAGAGGCGATGCAGGCGGCGAATATCGAGCCGGTGGCCTGTCTGGAGGGCGTTTACGATCTGGAAAGCGGTTACCGCTGCGCCGATCGCCTGCTGCAGCAAGCCGCACGGCCCAGCGCCATCTACTGCTGCAACGAAGAGATGGCGATCGGCGCGCTGCTGGCGATCAACGAGCACCGCCTGCGGGTGCCGCAGGATATCTCCTTGATCTGTTACGACAGCGGCGAACGCGCGCCTTTTGTACGCCCGGCGTTGAGCAGCGTACATTTTCCCATCAGCGAGATGGCCCAATACGCGGCGCGCAGGCTGATCGACCCCACCACCCCGGCGCACCAATTTGAACCGACGATCGTCAACCGTGATTCCATTGTGACGGTACGCAAATAG
- the nirB gene encoding nitrite reductase large subunit NirB codes for MSRVKLAVVGNGMVGHRFIEDLLDKADKDQFDITVFCEEPRIAYDRVHLSSYFSHHTAEELSLVREGFYEKHGVKVLIGERAITINRDEKVIHSNTGRTVYYDKLIMATGSYPWIPPIKGSDSQDCFVYRTIEDLNAIESCARRSERGAVVGGGLLGLEAAGALKSLGVETHVIEFAPVLMAEQLDPMGGDQLRRKIERMGVKVHTGKNTQEIVNGGGTARKTLHFADGSLLEVDFIVFSTGIRAQDKLARQCGLEIGRRGGIAINDSCQTSDPDVYAIGECAAWRDRTFGLVAPGYKMAQVAADHLLNRENGFQGADMSAKLKLLGVDVGGIGDAHGRTEGARSYVYLDESKEVYKRLIVSADNKTLLGAVLVGDTSDYGNLLQLALNGIALPENPDGLILPAHAGSKPAIGVDSLPESAQICSCFDVSKGDIIQAVNKGCHTVAALKAETKAGTGCGGCIPLLTQVLNAELSKQGIEVNHHLCEHFAYSRQELFHLIRVEGIKSFEALLTKYGKGYGCEVCKPTVGSLLASCWNEYILKPQHTPLQDTNDNFLGNIQKDGTYSVIPRSAGGEITPDGLLAIGQIAKEYNLYTKMTGSQRIGMFGAQKDDLPAIWRKLLAAGFETGHAYAKALRMAKTCVGSTWCRYGVGDSVGFGVTLEHRYKGIRTPHKMKFGVSGCTRECAEAQGKDVGIIATENGWNLYVCGNGGMKPRHADLLAADLDRETLVRYLDRFMMFYIRTADKLQRTSVWLESLEGGIDYLRKVIVDDKLGINAQLEAEIARLRDAVVCEWKETVEHPETQLRFAHFINSPLRDPNVQVVAERDQHRPARPDERIPVTLIDTEESHA; via the coding sequence ATGAGCAGAGTCAAACTTGCCGTCGTCGGCAATGGCATGGTCGGCCACCGGTTCATCGAAGATCTGTTGGATAAAGCAGACAAAGACCAATTCGACATCACCGTATTTTGCGAAGAACCGCGCATCGCTTACGATCGCGTGCACCTTTCCTCCTACTTCTCGCACCACACCGCCGAAGAGCTGTCGCTGGTGCGCGAAGGCTTTTACGAAAAACACGGCGTGAAGGTGCTGATCGGCGAGCGCGCTATCACCATCAATCGCGACGAGAAGGTCATCCACTCCAACACCGGCCGCACCGTCTATTACGACAAGCTGATCATGGCCACCGGCTCTTACCCGTGGATCCCGCCGATTAAAGGCTCGGATAGCCAGGACTGCTTCGTTTACCGCACCATCGAAGACCTGAACGCCATCGAATCCTGCGCGCGCCGCAGCGAGCGCGGCGCGGTAGTCGGCGGCGGGCTGCTGGGGCTGGAAGCCGCCGGCGCGCTGAAAAGCCTGGGGGTAGAAACGCACGTGATCGAGTTCGCTCCGGTGCTGATGGCCGAACAGCTCGACCCGATGGGCGGTGACCAGCTGCGCCGCAAGATCGAGCGCATGGGCGTCAAGGTACACACCGGCAAAAACACCCAGGAGATCGTCAACGGCGGCGGCACGGCGCGCAAAACCCTGCATTTCGCCGACGGCAGCCTGCTGGAAGTGGATTTCATCGTGTTCTCCACCGGCATCCGCGCCCAGGACAAGCTGGCGCGCCAGTGCGGGCTGGAGATTGGCCGCCGCGGTGGCATCGCCATCAACGACAGCTGCCAGACGTCTGATCCGGACGTGTACGCCATCGGGGAGTGCGCCGCCTGGCGCGATCGCACCTTCGGCCTGGTGGCGCCGGGTTACAAAATGGCGCAGGTGGCCGCCGATCACCTGCTGAACCGCGAAAACGGCTTCCAGGGCGCCGACATGAGCGCCAAGCTGAAGCTGCTGGGCGTAGACGTCGGCGGCATCGGCGATGCCCACGGCCGCACCGAGGGCGCCCGCAGCTACGTCTATCTGGATGAAAGCAAAGAAGTCTACAAACGCCTCATCGTCAGCGCCGACAACAAAACCCTGCTCGGCGCGGTGCTGGTGGGCGACACCAGCGATTATGGCAACCTGCTGCAGCTGGCGTTGAACGGCATCGCGCTGCCGGAAAACCCGGACGGCCTGATCCTGCCGGCCCATGCGGGCAGCAAACCGGCCATCGGCGTGGATTCGCTGCCGGAAAGCGCGCAGATCTGCTCCTGCTTCGACGTCAGCAAAGGCGACATCATTCAGGCGGTCAACAAAGGCTGCCACACCGTGGCGGCGCTGAAGGCCGAAACCAAGGCCGGCACCGGCTGCGGCGGCTGCATCCCGCTGCTCACCCAGGTGCTGAACGCCGAGCTGAGCAAGCAAGGCATCGAGGTCAACCATCACCTGTGCGAACACTTCGCCTATTCGCGCCAGGAGCTGTTCCACCTGATCCGCGTCGAAGGCATCAAGTCGTTCGAGGCGCTGCTGACCAAATACGGCAAAGGCTACGGCTGCGAAGTCTGTAAGCCAACCGTCGGCTCGTTGCTGGCTTCTTGCTGGAACGAGTACATCCTCAAGCCGCAGCATACGCCGCTGCAGGATACCAACGACAACTTCCTCGGCAATATCCAGAAAGACGGCACCTATTCGGTGATCCCGCGCTCCGCCGGCGGCGAAATCACCCCGGACGGCCTGCTGGCCATCGGCCAAATCGCCAAGGAGTACAACCTCTACACCAAAATGACCGGTTCGCAGCGCATCGGCATGTTCGGCGCACAGAAAGACGACCTGCCGGCCATCTGGCGCAAGCTGCTCGCCGCCGGCTTTGAAACCGGCCACGCATACGCCAAGGCGCTGCGCATGGCGAAAACCTGCGTCGGCAGCACCTGGTGCCGCTACGGCGTCGGCGACAGCGTCGGCTTCGGCGTCACGCTGGAGCACCGTTACAAAGGCATCCGCACCCCGCACAAAATGAAGTTCGGCGTCTCGGGCTGCACCCGTGAATGCGCCGAAGCGCAGGGCAAGGACGTCGGCATCATCGCCACCGAGAACGGCTGGAACCTGTATGTCTGCGGCAACGGCGGCATGAAACCGCGCCACGCCGATCTGCTGGCCGCCGATCTCGATCGCGAGACCCTGGTGCGCTACCTCGACCGCTTCATGATGTTCTATATCCGCACCGCCGATAAGCTGCAGCGCACCTCGGTGTGGCTGGAGAGCCTGGAAGGTGGCATCGATTACCTGCGCAAGGTGATCGTCGACGACAAGCTCGGCATCAACGCGCAGTTGGAAGCCGAGATCGCCCGCCTGCGCGACGCGGTGGTCTGCGAATGGAAAGAGACCGTCGAGCACCCGGAAACGCAGCTGCGCTTCGCCCACTTCATCAACAGCCCGCTGCGCGATCCGAACGTGCAGGTGGTGGCCGAACGCGACCAGCACCGCCCGGCGCGCCCGGACGAGCGCATTCCCGTCACCCTGATCGATACCGAGGAGAGTCACGCATGA
- a CDS encoding sensor histidine kinase yields the protein MYEFNQVLLLLQQMCVYLVIAYLLSKTPLFIPLMQVTIRLPHKLLCYVIFSVFCIMGTYFGLHIQDSIANTRAIGAVLGGLLGGPSVGFLVGLTGGLHRYTLGGMTDVACAISTVSEGLVGGIVHSIAMRRGRIELLFNPLFVGGVALVAEVLQMAIILAVARPYNEALQLVEHIALPMMIANTVGAAMFMQILLDRRAMFEKYTSAFSSKALKIAERTEGILRQGFDQENSMKVARVIYQELGIGAVAITDRDKLLAFIGIGDDHHLPGTPIASVHSHRAIDNNEVVYADGNQLSYCCSINPACKLGSTLVIPLRGENQRVIGTIKLYEPKSQLFSTINRTLGEGIASLLSAQIMAGQYERHKQLLAQSEIKLLHAQVNPHFLFNALNTLVAVIRRDGERACDLVQSLSTFFRKNLKRSDDEVSLADEIEHVNAYLQIEKARFADRLEIAVSLPEALLAARLPAFSLQPIVENAIKHGTSHLLGVGRIEIGACCEGEHLLLQVTDNAGLFQPKPNCSGLGMNLVDKRIRVRYGEGYGVQVDCRPDAYTRITLNVPMERAA from the coding sequence ATGTATGAATTTAACCAGGTGCTGTTGCTGTTGCAGCAGATGTGCGTCTATCTCGTTATCGCCTATCTGCTGAGCAAAACCCCGCTGTTCATTCCGCTGATGCAGGTGACCATTCGCTTGCCGCACAAGCTGCTGTGCTACGTGATCTTCTCGGTGTTCTGCATCATGGGCACCTACTTCGGGCTGCATATTCAGGATTCGATCGCCAACACCCGTGCGATAGGCGCGGTCCTGGGCGGGCTGCTGGGTGGGCCGTCGGTGGGCTTTCTGGTCGGGCTGACCGGCGGTCTGCACCGGTATACGCTCGGCGGCATGACCGACGTGGCCTGCGCGATCTCCACGGTGTCCGAAGGGCTGGTCGGCGGCATCGTACACAGCATCGCCATGCGCCGGGGGCGCATCGAGCTGCTGTTCAATCCGCTGTTCGTCGGCGGCGTGGCGCTGGTGGCGGAAGTGCTGCAGATGGCGATCATTCTGGCGGTGGCGCGCCCTTATAACGAGGCGTTGCAGCTGGTGGAACACATCGCGCTGCCGATGATGATCGCCAATACCGTCGGCGCGGCGATGTTTATGCAAATCCTGCTGGACAGGCGCGCGATGTTCGAGAAATACACCAGCGCTTTCTCTTCCAAGGCGTTGAAGATCGCCGAGCGCACCGAGGGCATCCTGCGGCAGGGCTTTGATCAGGAAAACAGCATGAAGGTCGCCCGGGTGATTTATCAGGAGCTGGGCATCGGCGCGGTGGCGATCACCGATCGCGACAAGCTGCTGGCGTTTATCGGCATCGGCGACGATCACCACCTGCCGGGCACGCCGATCGCCTCGGTGCATTCGCATCGCGCCATCGACAACAACGAGGTGGTGTACGCCGACGGCAATCAGCTCTCTTACTGCTGCTCGATCAATCCGGCCTGCAAGCTGGGATCGACGCTGGTGATCCCGCTGCGCGGCGAAAACCAGCGGGTCATCGGTACCATCAAGCTGTATGAACCGAAAAGCCAGCTGTTCAGCACCATCAACCGTACGCTGGGCGAAGGCATCGCCAGCCTGCTGTCGGCGCAGATCATGGCCGGACAGTACGAGCGCCACAAGCAGCTGCTGGCGCAGTCGGAGATCAAGCTGCTGCATGCGCAGGTCAATCCGCATTTCCTGTTCAATGCCTTGAATACCCTGGTGGCGGTGATCCGCCGCGATGGCGAGCGCGCCTGCGATCTGGTGCAGTCCCTCTCGACCTTCTTTCGTAAAAACCTCAAACGTTCGGATGACGAAGTCAGCCTGGCGGACGAAATTGAACATGTGAACGCCTACCTGCAGATAGAGAAAGCGCGCTTCGCCGATCGGCTGGAGATTGCGGTATCGCTGCCGGAGGCGCTGCTGGCGGCGCGGCTGCCGGCGTTTTCGCTGCAGCCGATCGTCGAGAATGCCATCAAGCATGGCACCTCGCATCTGTTGGGCGTGGGCCGTATCGAAATCGGCGCCTGCTGCGAAGGCGAGCATCTGCTGTTGCAGGTGACGGACAACGCCGGGCTGTTCCAGCCGAAACCGAACTGCAGCGGGCTGGGGATGAACCTGGTGGATAAACGCATTCGCGTGCGCTATGGCGAAGGCTATGGCGTGCAGGTGGATTGCCGACCGGACGCCTACACCCGCATTACGCTTAATGTCCCTATGGAGAGGGCAGCCTGA
- the nirD gene encoding nitrite reductase small subunit NirD: MSQWITVCPVADILPGTGVCALIGDRQVAVFRPYADEQVFAISNIDPFAQASVLSRGLIAEHQGELWVASPLKKQHFRLYDGHCLEDDSRSVTSFTSRVVDGIVQVAA; this comes from the coding sequence ATGAGCCAGTGGATTACCGTTTGTCCCGTCGCCGACATTCTGCCCGGCACCGGCGTGTGCGCCCTGATCGGCGATCGGCAGGTGGCGGTGTTCCGCCCCTATGCCGACGAACAGGTGTTCGCCATCAGCAATATCGACCCGTTCGCCCAGGCCAGCGTGCTGTCGCGCGGCCTCATCGCCGAACATCAGGGCGAATTGTGGGTCGCCAGCCCGCTGAAGAAACAGCATTTCCGCCTGTACGACGGCCACTGTCTGGAAGATGACAGTCGTTCCGTCACCAGCTTCACCAGCCGGGTGGTCGACGGCATCGTGCAAGTCGCGGCATAA